The genomic region CTTTAAAACATAGGGAGGAGCAGTTCCCTTTGCACCTCTGTAGGCAAGCATCAGTCTTCTAGCAGATGCAAGCTAAAACCGGAAGCCAGTGGAATGTGTGGAAGAGCAGCGTGACATTGGAGAACTTGGAAACACCAAGCAGGCCGCATGCCGGACGGTATAAACAGGGAGGCCCCCTATCAACAGTGAGTTACAGCTCTCCAGGTGGGAGAGAATTTTCTGGACTAATACCTGCACCGCTGTGTGAATACCTGGGCGAGGTAAGATTGTACAATATGAAAGAACCTGCCGACGCAAGTCACCACCTTGGTGTTGGCAGAGAAGGCTTGGGTGTTGTTAGGGGTGGGTTTGTTAATTTTGGCAATACAGTCAAAGCTCAGTTTAGGGGGCCCCACCTCTAGCATGACCATTGTAGCATCACCACAGACTAGTATTTGCCTAAAGGTACAGTATCAGTTCACTTGATATGAAGTGTTTCCTAGTAAGTTTCAATCAATAGGAAAGTGAAAGACATTTATTTACCTTCTAGTACTTTGTTACAATAAAACCTGGGTTTTGTCCAGacccagtggttctcaacccaCTCCTCGGGGACCCCCAGCCGGTCTGGGTATTTGAGCTACTGAGCTAGCCCACCTGATTTAACGTCCCAGATGAGTGGATTGAGAACCTCTGGTCTATAAACACGCCATGATTCAATTCACTCTTGGACAGGGACACTGTGCAGTTGTTAACCGTGATGGAGCAGTCTTGCAGCAGACCAGCCTTCCTCCAAAGGGAGAGTGTCTTTGCCTCGTTGGCCCATATCCAAGCAGAGATGTCAGCCGGGGCGACAGAAATGCATGTTGTCACCCAGGTGGGTGTTGGAAGTCATCCACACAGCAACGATAACAGAGCCCATGTAAGGATATGATACAGCCAAGTGACTTGGTGTGTAAAGAGAAAAGGGCATCAAACCAATCCCCGGGGGACACCAGATACTGATCCTCTCCATGTCACCTGGTAGAAGCTGCCTGCCAGGTAGAATGCAAACCAAGTGTGTAGAGCCTGAGAGGTTGGAAAGGAGGGTCTGATTGTGTTGTGTCAAATGCAGTGAATAGATCTAATAGGATGAGAAGAGGACACAGAATCATCTTTGACAGTGCTAAGTGCCTCTGTGGCAGAGAGCAGTATAGGTTCAGTGGCACTTCTTGAATCCCGAGTGGTCAAATTTGGTCAGAGACAGAAAGCGTAAGTATTTTGgaaaaactgtcaaaaaaaaTCTCCTATCCCATTTTCATATGCGAGAATAGTACATTCTACCAATGGATGGCACTGTTGGTATTTGTTAACTGATATGCTCAAACGTATTTGATTTTGAATCACATTTTAaggtcaaatgttttacacTTCATCGCTTTGTACTGGTGTGATTTGCCTCTTCAGGCCATCAATACGTTAAACAatttagtaaaataaaaaaatgttctTAACACGGTCAACTGTTTATTGTGTAAAAGTGTCAACATTTAAATtggaacataaaaaaataagaccTAAAACACCAAATAATTATGACTTTTCTAAAGATTTGGAACCGGATACGGATTTGGAAACATGCAACTTTTATATTAACGAGAAAAGGTAAACACCTTTTCTTGTTTAGGTGTACTCAGtgctggctctagccttttggggcccctaagcaaaatgtaatttgggaCATAGGCAACCGCTTATGACGCTTAGGTCGGGAGCCGGCCCTGGGTGTACTGGTCTCAAATGACCATATATCCATATTGCAGCTTGTGGAAAGAGATGGAAAACAGAGGTAACCATCTGTGTTAATAACCTCTCCAGGATATGGCACTTTCCATTCCGTTTTTGTCATTTTCGATACTGTGAGGCGGGGCTCCAAATGAAGGTAGGATTGGAAGTATACTAAAGCGAGCATACACTTGCCCAGTGACATTAACaatttgaaaaacatatttctaaGCCCAAGTGTAATTTAGTGTTCTATTATTCATGGTTcttattgactgaaatagaaTGAGTCATAATCCCCAGGAACCTTGCGACAAAACTGGAAAAGCATCTGTTTGCATTCTTATACTTAATTTCTTCCCCTGGGGATTTTCAGATctacttcaaataaggtctgtgtttcgaGTAACCTTACACCACCTTGCCATTTTGATAACTGTGCAAATATCTAAAGGACAAGTTGGCTATGAAGGCCATGTCTGAAGGAAGGTCCACCAGACCTGTGAATTTGAGCGGGAGTGTTTGGGAATAGATTAATTAGCCATGAACCAAACACCTGTTTAAAGGAAACAGGCTGCCCAAAAAGTTTTTTGCAACCAAACAAAAACAGGAAACTGCAACTGAAATTAAGTCTGTTAATGAGTGTATTTTTTGCGTTTGTGAAAACTCTCATAtcatgtcaaaataattaagtTCCATGTTTTCAAAACAGTGTCGCGTTCAATGCATATTTGCGTTTAAAAAGAGTTACGTCTAGAAGGAATTACTGCATCGGATAGTCTGTGTCTCTCAGCTAAAACACAAAGAATGTGGAATTACCCAATTAAAAAACTATGCCATGACACAAACCTTCACAAAAACGAATTTGGCCTCTGTAAAACACTTGTGCTATACTTCACAATAATGTTTCTTACACAGATGTGGCATGTACGATTACTGTAAGTGGAAGCATTTTCACAGTTCTAACTAGGCTTTGTAAAACTTAGCACAAACTCTCAATGGCTTGCGATAAAATCACAAGTATGGCTCATTGTTAGGTTTTCCCAAACAAGGGTTTGCAACCTTTAAAAGTAAATTATGCTGTTTACCAGTCAATACATTGTTCACCAGTGGTACCCAGTAGATTACATTATAATGAACACAGGGGTTTATATTATCTTAGGTTACTACAAATGTATCTCTATCTTTTGAATAGTTCAAGCAACAAAATCTGTTAACTCCATTAGTTAAAGATAACTTCTTGGAACATTAACACATTATTTTCTACACAGAAGATCCTACATTATTGCCAGATGATATTCTGAACTTAATATCTTTCTGATGCATTTCAGACACCCTACTCATTTTCAAGAATATTGTCACTGATTTATAATACACTGTCTTTgcccaaaataacaataaatattgaCCATTATTATTATAGTCTTCAAGATATTCTCCAGGAGTTCTTTTTACTTTACGGTTGAAAAGTAATgtcccaaataaaaataaagtgaaCTACCCACACTAAATTATAAAGGAAAAAAtgtcaaatgctttttgttAGGTGGTTTGAGTTTcttccccccccaaaaaatgattTGATGTTTACCCCCTTAGTTTGATTTGCTGGGACTGGTGTGAACAAATGGAACTGCTTCTGACAGTGCACGTCGCTAAAACAGAATACGGTTACAATATTATCCATACTTTCTCCTTAGTATTGCCTCTATATCTAATGGGACCTGCCAGAGAAACAGCGCATGTACTCAGTCATCCAGGGGTCAAAGTCAGGTTTGGCTTTGGTCAAATTCTCCACCTCTGCAGACTGCACTCTCCGCCTGCCTGCTTTCTGCACTTGCTTTTCTACCTCCCGTCTGGTTTTGGCCCGTAATGCAGACTCGTGAATCTGAGGACATACAAAATTAATTTAGTGAAGAAATTACAGAAACACCATAGGCCAGTTGCTGGAAATTCTCTATGGAACATTATTGTAGTTCAGGGCCAAGCTTGATATCCGGCAGAGCTGCCCCATTTGTCCAGTACAATGAATCAAAGAAATTGACGGGCATTTGAtaaattctgtttattttgattGATGATTGAGTAATCACCTCATTGGTTGATGCAGCTGGGCCCACGTTGTGGGTCTTTTTGCTAGCTATTTCAACTGGCCTATCACCCGTTCCATACATGGCAAATGGATGTCTGTTTTCCTTGCTGGTCACTTTGGGCTCCCGTAGCTGGCTCCGTGGCCTGGGGGGCTTTCTGGACTGTTTAGCTTTAGTTCGGGAATATGTCTTCTTCCCTGAATCAGTTAATCCTTTTCCCCGCTTCTCTCCCTGTAGTTCTTCGTTGCCTCCTTCCACAGCACCCTGTCTATCTACGGAGGATGAGGAATATTCTAGATTATATTGCATTTATACAATTTAAATGTCTTAAGGTTGATACCATGCAGTGTTAACTGATCAGCTATTACAGTTTAATGGTAGTTACATTGTTTAATTCTTTAATTTGTacttaacataaaaaaaacatttgaataaaggTGCTAGAATCTTTTCTCCTTTGGTCATTTGGTTTTCCCTATAACAGGAAAAACCGTTTGGTtccagaaagaaaagaaaaaatggtTTCATGTAGATCCCAAAAGGGATTTTCCTATGGAGTTAGCATGTGTGATGGTGTAGGAAAATGGATATATAAATATTGATGGAACATGCTTATTTTAAAGTAGCCTAGTTAAAAAAGATTTACCAATGGGCGGAGAAGTCTCTGGAGATTCAAATTCTTGCTGGACTTCTGCAGTCGGTAGCTTTTGTTCCAGTGGTCCTTTATGTGGAATTTCTCCATCACGTTCAAGTTGTGAATCTTTTAGAACTATTGTCTCAACTCTACTAGGAGTGGACCTACTGGATTCCGAGTCGCTGTCACCGTCACCGTTCCAAAACCACGGATTATGCGTTTGTTCCAAAAGTCTTCTGGTCAGTCGGTATTTTACCATCTCCTCATAGCATTTTGCGTAGGTTTCCCACTTCGGATCCTTGAATCGCTTCATATACTCCGTTCGGTTCCTCTTTGTAACCATTACTACTTCCCGCTTGTTAGACctttatcaaaaataaaatgttatttcattaactattgccatgttttattgtaaaactGTTAGTCTATAATAGCGAGCGTTCATTACTCATCTCGCGCCAGACATTTAAACTTAAACATAGGCGCTACCGTCAGGGTTGCCAGATCTTATTTAGTGTAAACCGATGATTCACCCGCGGACTCCACGAAATGAATACAACCCTATCTGTTAATAGATCCGGGAAACTGACACATCTGGCAACAGTGGTTACAGTACAATCCCCCTCGCAAAAAGACACCAATAAACAGCTGAAACGCACAATTGAAGACTTAGTTGTGTGCAGTCCTTCCGCCGCCCATCCAAACACGTGACATCATACAGAGGGCGTTCTTGAAACGACCCTTCCAAATTAAATCGTCACATTTCGTACTTATTCCCGATTAGCAATACAGATAGTTATAATGATGTTGTTATGGGCAAGTTATTGTATTTAATTCACTATTGGATTCGTGAACTGTTACTACATTATTATAAtgatcattatcatcatcatcgttATTAATAAGATTAAGCTACccctacattttaataaaaaaataccaaTGTTGTGTGGCAATAAAACACTTAAGACAATAAAAAGAGTAGCCTATGTAAGGACGTAAAAGTAGCTTACGCTGCAAGCATTGCAAAATATGAGCGAAAATGTATCATGCACACTTATGCCTATCGAATTACAAATTTATTCAGCACAGAACTAAAGAGAATATATTACTTTAAGTATTTCAAATGGCATG from Esox lucius isolate fEsoLuc1 chromosome 5, fEsoLuc1.pri, whole genome shotgun sequence harbors:
- the ccsapb gene encoding centriole, cilia and spindle-associated protein, encoding MVTKRNRTEYMKRFKDPKWETYAKCYEEMVKYRLTRRLLEQTHNPWFWNGDGDSDSESSRSTPSRVETIVLKDSQLERDGEIPHKGPLEQKLPTAEVQQEFESPETSPPIDRQGAVEGGNEELQGEKRGKGLTDSGKKTYSRTKAKQSRKPPRPRSQLREPKVTSKENRHPFAMYGTGDRPVEIASKKTHNVGPAASTNEIHESALRAKTRREVEKQVQKAGRRRVQSAEVENLTKAKPDFDPWMTEYMRCFSGRSH